CCATCATCAGTGTTCCGCCGCACGAGGCTTTCACACTGGTTGAGGACGACCAGCATATCGACCTGGTGGGCGAAGATTATCGCGTGATCTGGGTGCCCGGACATTCCGATGGACAAATCTGCCTGTTGCGCGAGCGCGATGGCGTCTTCTTCGCCGCCGATCACGTTTTGCCGCGCATCACCCCAAATGTCGGACTCTATTCGCCACATGACCGGCAGAATCCCCTGGGAGACTATCTCAACTCGCTGGCAAAGGTGATGGAGCTGCCGGCAAGCATCGTGCTTCCCGGGCACGGCGAGCCGTTCAGCGACCTGGCCGGACGTGCCAGGGAGATTGTCGCCCATCACGAAGAGCGCGAAAAAGAGATTTTGGGCCTGCTGGATGGCAAACCACAACATGCATACCAGATCGCCATGCAGCTCTTCGGCAACCGTCTCAATAATAACGAGGCGCAGCGCATGGGCGTGGCCGAGGTGCTATCGCATCTTGAATATCTCCGCTATAACGGGCAGGTCGAGCAGCACAGGACTACTGATGGGTTAATTTTATACACCGCTGCCTGATAATGACTGTGCTAAAAATAGCAATTCATAACGAGGATGAACCCGCTTGAGGAGCAATTTTGCGCCTATATTACAGGGCTGAACCGGCTTCCCAGGCTGGTTCATCACGCGGATCAAGCTCTGAAGCAGCTTCATACCCTTGTATTTCTCAAAATCGCATGCTATACTCCTAATCGGCAGCGAATAGTAAAACCGCTCTACAGGCCCAACAATACTGTATTGGGATGAAAAGCGATGTGTTGATCGTTGTAAGGAGGATTTCGAAACATGGCAACAAACAAATCCGATGGTGGCTCGACAATTGTTGGTCGCCAGGAGCTAACCAGGCGTATTGCCTCAGAGGCGAAACTGACCCAGAAGCAGGCTTCCCAGGTGCTGGAAACGACCCTGGATACCATTCGCGAGGCACTCCAGAATGGCAATGAGGTTCGTTTAGTAGGCTTTGGTTCCTTCAAGGTCCGAACGAGCGCCGCCCGCAAGGGCGTCAATCCTCGTGACCGCCAGCCTATCGAGGTGCCGGCTAAGGAGCGCGTGCGTTTCTTCCCAGGTAAAGAGCTCTCGGAAGCTGTCGTCAAGAAGTAGGGGCGACCCTTGAGGTCGCCCCTTGGGTATCTCTTGTGATTGCCCACGGGGCGCCATTCGCGGATGCCCAATCAGGCATGGGTGCGGGCTGGAGAAGCGGCCCTCGTGGTCGCCAGTATGAAGATTGGAATAGCGGGGGAATTTCCTATTTCTTGCCCGCGCTTATGCAGGTCTTGTTGTATCTCGCTGCCACATACAACGACTTCTTGATACAGGAGTGAGGATGAGTGCCGGGCCAGCTGCTAATGGCCCGGGTGCTGTCCTCATTGTCTTTTTTGGTTACAAATCCGGGATGGATGCTACTTTGGAATCTCCTCATGCATTCTCCTCTTTCTGATGCACCTCTCCGGTCGATCTTTCTTGTCAGCTAGCTTTTCTCGCTCACCTGATTGCCTTCCAATTGAAGCTCATCCAACCGCTGCTCGCTCGTCCGCGCAAGAAAACGTCCACCCAGCACGATCCACAGCGGCAGCAGCACCAGCGAAGGCAGCAGTATGATAAAGGTCAAGGGCGCGAATGCAATAAATGAGTAGATGGCAAGGTCGAGCGCCAGCAGCAGGCCTATGATACGCATGGCCCCTTTTGTTTCCCAGGAGACCGATGCAATCCAGATCGCCGCAGAAATATGGCCGCCATAGCGCATTGAAAGATAGGTTGCCTGGGGAGCGCCGTTGAGCTGCATAATATCCGTCGCTATATCGATGACGAGCCAGCCATATCCTGCGTACTTCGCCCAGCGCGGTGCCGGAAGCGCCGCTATAACGGGAAACAAGAGCGCGTGTTCCGCGACCGCGAGCAGCGCCAGCAGTTCAGCCACAACCACAGAACTGCCGGTCGTCGCATTCCGAAGCGCGGGGATCAGATACGTTACCAGGTGAATGGCGAAAAGAATCGCTGCCGCATAGGCGATATAGGCGACTTTGTCTTGTTGAGATGATTTCGTTTCGTACATGAGTAGCTCGACTTTCCAGGATGCTTACCTTTTCTCGCACACCAACATTCTTGATGAAAGAAGCATACCTTCAGTGAGGAGAAAAAACATCCCTCTGCAGACCTGTTTTGGATAGGACTGGAGATGCGTCGGGAAAACTATAAATTGCAGGCTGGTGATTCCCTTAAGTTCCCAGGACGCGATGAACTCATGCAGGTTCAGGGTCGTCAGAGATTCTTCGCTGCGCTCAGAATGACAGGCCCCCGACAGACCGTGTCCTGTTCGGGGCCTGTCATTCTGAGCGCAGCGAAGAATCTCTAGCCCACTTTTGGATATTCACCAGATTGGGGATCATTGACGACATATCTCTTATCTGCTATCATTTCAATATCTACTGAAATATTGAAGACGGAAGCACAATGCGGATATCCTGCCCGAGAAGAGTGGCTCATGAAAGGATGAGGAATAATGGCCGATCAGGATGCGTATGGAGAGAGTTCGGAAGTCAGTTGGCCGCTGGATTCGACCAATGTTTATGGTACGCTGGTCAGACCGGCCGCCCCCGGGCCATTTCCTGCCGTGGTGATGGTGGCAGGCAGCGGCCCTACGGATCGGGATTGGAATTCGCCGCTTCTACCAGGCTCTAATGGCAGTGCGCGCCTGCTGGCGGAGGCATTAGCGCAGGCAGGTTTTGCCTCGCTGCGTTACGACAAACGGGTTTCCGGCCCCCATGCTCGCGAGAACCTGCCACTGCTGACCGGCAAGCTCAGCATGCAAAGCCATGTCGATGAACTGGCCGGGGCCGTATGTACACTGGCCCATCAGTCGTACGTGCGTTCTGACCGCGTCTTCGCGCTCGCTAACAGCGAGGGAACTCTGCACGCTCTGAACTACCAACTGCACAACCCCGCGATTCCGTTGGTGGGACTCGTACTCATCGGCCCGCCTGGACGAGCTGTTGGCACAGTGGCGCGGTCGCAATTGGCGGCGCAGGCGTCCAGCATTCCAGATGGAGATGCATTGCTGGCGCTCTATGATGCCGCTATCTCCCGCTTCCTGGCAGGAGAACCTACCAACCCTGATCCGGCGCTACCGGAGGGGGTTCAGATGCTGCTGCAAGGCCTGGAAAGTCCCGCCAACTTGCCATTTGCCCGCGAACTCTGGGTGGCCGATGCCGCTCCCCTGCTCAGGCAGGTTAACGTTCCTATGCTGGTCATCATTGGGAAGAAAGACATCCAGGTAGACTGGCAAGCCGATGGTGGGCCGCTCCAACGTGCCGCTGAGGGACGTAAAGATATAACTTTCCTCTTCCCTGAGAATGCGAATCACGTCCTCAAGCAAGAGCTGCGGCCCCGGTCGGAGTTGATAGCACCCGAGATAGTGGAGAGCTACAATGGTCCCAATACACACCTGGACCCGGAGGCGCTGACCGGCATTCTAGAGTGGCTGGCGGGCCACGTTTGACGCGGTTTAGTGCAGAGGCTTCTACTCCACCACCACATTCAATTCCCACCCGGTCTCCTCTTTGAATCGCCGCTGCACATCCGCAATTATCTCCATGCTCACCGCCCCCACGCAATTCACGCTCAACGTTGTGTTATGTTGAAATAGTTGAGGTTCGCCATTGATGGTTACACCTTCAGGCAACAGGCGGCGAACTGCCTCGATCAGCGCAAGGCGATGCACGATGGGATAGATGTACACTTTCCAACCGGTCTGAGCGGCCAGGCTTGCGAGTTGCTCCGCGTAGCGCTGCTTCGCCAACTCAGGGAAGTGGAAATGCGCCCATAAGATACCCTTGGAGGAATCAGCTCCAACACGA
This region of Ktedonobacteraceae bacterium genomic DNA includes:
- a CDS encoding MBL fold metallo-hydrolase; this translates as MIEEVTKDIFRICVPIPFPLRTVNMHAIVGKDGWALIDTGMGVPDARAAFSAGLERAGLTINTLKAIVLTHHHPDHVGLSGELHKQSGAAIYMHPIDEAGVQILWKGTMPQRFGSVSQFFSQHGMPPTTLWFSQVDPELMRSIISVPPHEAFTLVEDDQHIDLVGEDYRVIWVPGHSDGQICLLRERDGVFFAADHVLPRITPNVGLYSPHDRQNPLGDYLNSLAKVMELPASIVLPGHGEPFSDLAGRAREIVAHHEEREKEILGLLDGKPQHAYQIAMQLFGNRLNNNEAQRMGVAEVLSHLEYLRYNGQVEQHRTTDGLILYTAA
- a CDS encoding HU family DNA-binding protein encodes the protein MATNKSDGGSTIVGRQELTRRIASEAKLTQKQASQVLETTLDTIREALQNGNEVRLVGFGSFKVRTSAARKGVNPRDRQPIEVPAKERVRFFPGKELSEAVVKK
- a CDS encoding alpha/beta hydrolase — protein: MADQDAYGESSEVSWPLDSTNVYGTLVRPAAPGPFPAVVMVAGSGPTDRDWNSPLLPGSNGSARLLAEALAQAGFASLRYDKRVSGPHARENLPLLTGKLSMQSHVDELAGAVCTLAHQSYVRSDRVFALANSEGTLHALNYQLHNPAIPLVGLVLIGPPGRAVGTVARSQLAAQASSIPDGDALLALYDAAISRFLAGEPTNPDPALPEGVQMLLQGLESPANLPFARELWVADAAPLLRQVNVPMLVIIGKKDIQVDWQADGGPLQRAAEGRKDITFLFPENANHVLKQELRPRSELIAPEIVESYNGPNTHLDPEALTGILEWLAGHV